One part of the Eucalyptus grandis isolate ANBG69807.140 chromosome 10, ASM1654582v1, whole genome shotgun sequence genome encodes these proteins:
- the LOC120288842 gene encoding putative disease resistance RPP13-like protein 2, which produces MADSGPRSYRMAAEAAAEIVSQKLDILLSRPEWVGCFPMETLVKDAKENLATIQGLISTIGRSSSSTEWAGRLLRALYDAEEFIDKFHLKVARGRHQALHAATRPLVTLVHKYMLWRDMSNLVKAMKELCSDQYLTDKVETGGERKKETAGSSSLASAPWEGQKLKRPTDFWDRHAPTNFVCRGTLKEKIVKRIREEAQLKIVHMISIWGEKGAGKTFLARWVYREAMYLGFDMRAWVHISAINDRQEFLLEILKQMDKLARGAMDFQRIQEMLSQKLANEKRFLLVLDDVLPSHLELLEQLLIVIQPHTSQGHIIITTEDDTMAEMNTDWTGPIELGKLGDEESQRMLAMKLCRGPQFLSSPQAKDKFLKQIPALPLCISLLSGLLSYAKGHAALANDGSEISVSNLLELIYDSLPVQLKPCFIYMALFPVATPIPTRRLVRLWLAEGLLDSHCCNRGRKMTPEEVGETFILELADRSVIDVVSWRADGSPKACHMLTSLYDLIHQTTISMGSLHIQNASKSKGRNEHDPTSQHQRSLDAPREKTKVQFTKHTNMVGGKDSNPPDLKLGHVHSLLPLYMRRGILSEEMDTFLGKMTSKADYSLLRVLDLEGAYRPSLQGVLRKLLLLRYLGLRSTLLDSIPREVADLRYLETLDIKDTNITSLPSSLWRARNLRHLHLNWFCIDPRKILKAWRKNPTALTKLQTLSGLIMNTMTGHPDKFFVWLDTNSLTTLTKLKLFLQHFDNDTSRPVGQAVASWISSKLTNLQSLTFGVIQETRPAIEAQLTKEVTPSKEAEPAKEAEPAKEAEPMKEATKVDKPTKETKHLEGPKPAKSQIGPLPKLSLNEHHELFDLYLMGPLDTHTWKTLMPSSLRALTLSGSRVVEEGMMPDLGDLLKNLRTLRLLANSFLGTRLRFIKDGFPKLMILKIWKLPQLEEVVIEGGAMPHLKELEFRQLEKLETVKGIEECNELENICVISPSGALVDQLKGKIGEKTNLHVENDIRRPRSL; this is translated from the coding sequence ATGGCTGATTCCGGCCCGAGAAGCTACAGAATGGCCGCTGAAGCCGCCGCCGAGATCGTGTCACAGAAACTAGATATTCTTCTCTCTCGCCCTGAGTGGGTTGGGTGTTTTCCGATGGAAACCCTCGTGAAGGACGCCAAGGAAAACCTGGCCACGATCCAAGGATTGATTTCCACTATAGGCAGATCGTCCAGCAGCACAGAGTGGGCGGGGCGGCTCCTCCGAGCCCTGTACGACGCTGAGGAATTCATCGACAAGTTCCACCTCAAAGTGGCCCGTGGGAGGCACCAAGCCCTGCACGCTGCCACGAGGCCGCTCGTCACGCTTGTCCACAAGTACATGCTATGGAGGGACATGTCCAATTTGGTGAAGGCCATGAAGGAGTTGTGTTCAGATCAGTACTTGACAGACAAGGTGGAGACCGGGGgggagaggaaaaaggaaactgCTGGTTCCTCCTCCCTCGCTAGTGCTCCGTGGGAAggccaaaaattgaagagacCGACTGATTTCTGGGACCGGCATGCACCGACGAACTTTGTATGTCGTGGGACTCTGAAAGAGAAAATTGTGAAGCGGATCAGGGAGGAAGCGCAGTTGAAGATAGTCCATATGATTTCGATCTGGGGTGAGAAAGGCGCTGGAAAGACGTTCCTCGCGAGATGGGTCTACAGGGAAGCAATGTACCTGGGCTTTGATATGCGAGCTTGGGTCCACATCTCGGCCATCAACGACCGGCAGGAGTTCCTGCTCGAGATACTGAAGCAAATGGACAAGCTAGCAAGGGGCGCGATGGATTTCCAAAGGATACAGGAAATGCTGAGCCAGAAATTGGCCAATGAGAAGAGGTTCCTCTTAGTCCTCGATGACGTGCTCCCGTCTCACTTGGAACTCTTGGAACAGTTATTGATAGTCATCCAGCCGCACACTTCGCAGGGCCACATAATCATCACAACTGAAGATGATACGATGGCCGAGATGAATACAGACTGGACAGGGCCGATAGAGCTAGGAAAATTGGGCGATGAAGAAAGTCAGAGGATGCTTGCAATGAAGTTGTGCAGAGGACCCCAATTTCTGAGCTCTCCGCAAGCAAAGGATAAATTCCTAAAGCAGATTCCCGCCTTGCCGCTCTGTATATCCTTACTCAGTGGGTTACTGTCGTATGCTAAAGGGCATGCAGCATTGGCGAATGATGGTTCTGAGATTTCAGTATCAAATCTACTAGAATTGATTTATGATAGTCTGCCAGTCCAACTAAAACCGTGCTTCATCTACATGGCCTTGTTCCCCGTAGCTACTCCAATTCCGACAAGAAGGCTAGTGAGGTTGTGGTTGGCTGAAGGCTTATTGGATTCGCATTGTTGCAACAGAGGAAGGAAAATGACGCCTGAGGAAGTGGGGGAGACTTTCATTCTGGAGCTCGCGGATAGGAGCGTGATCGATGTGGTGAGCTGGAGGGCGGATGGATCCCCCAAAGCTTGCCATATGCTCACCTCTCTGTATGACTTGATCCACCAGACCACGATTAGCATGGGGTCCCTCCACATCCAAAACGCTAGCAAGTCTAAAGGCAGGAACGAACACGACCCAACCAGCCAGCACCAACGGTCGCTGGATGCACCTCGGGAGAAGACCAAGGTCCAGTTCACGAAGCACACAAACATGGTCGGAGGCAAAGACAGCAACCCACCCGATTTGAAGCTCGGCCACGTCCATTCGCTTCTGCCACTCTACATGAGGAGAGGCATACTCTCTGAGGAAATGGACACATTCCTTGGGAAGATGACCTCCAAGGCTGACTATAGCTTGCTAAGGGTGCTTGATTTGGAGGGTGCGTATCGGCCATCCTTGCAAGGTGTGCTTCGCAAGCTGTTGCTCCTAAGGTACCTAGGATTGAGATCCACGTTGTTGGATTCAATCCCACGCGAGGTTGCGGATCTGCGATATCTTGAGACTCTTGACATAAAGGACACCAACATCACTTCGCTGCCGAGTTCCTTGTGGAGGGCCAGGAACTTGAGGCACCTACATCTCAACTGGTTCTGCATAGACCCGAGGAAGATCCTCAAGGCTTGGAGGAAAAATCCCACGGCCTTGACTAAACTCCAAACCTTAAGCGGCCTGATCATGAACACGATGACGGGCCACCCGGACAAGTTTTTTGTTTGGTTGGACACGAACAGTTTGACCACGCTCACCAAGCTCAAGCTTTTCTTGCAACACTTCGATAACGACACCTCACGCCCTGTGGGACAAGCAGTAGCCAGTTGGATTAGCTCGAAGCTTACCAATCTCCAGTCCTTGACCTTTGGGGTGATCCAAGAAACCAGGCCCGCGATAGAAGCCCAGCTCACGAAAGAAGTCACACCATCTAAAGAAGCCGAGCCCGCGAAAGAAGCCGAGCCAGCGAAAGAAGCCGAGCCCATGAAAGAAGCCACAAAAGTTGACAAGCCAACGAAAGAAACCAAGCACTTGGAAGGACCCAAGCCCGCGAAATCGCAGATAGGCCCGTTGCCGAAACTGTCGTTGAATGAACATCACGAACTGTTCGATCTCTACTTGATGGGCCCACTCGATACACACACCTGGAAAACACTCATGCCGAGCTCACTCAGGGCATTGACTCTGTCGGGTTCGAGGGTGGTGGAAGAAGGCATGATGCCCGACTTGGGTGATCTCCTGAAGAACCTGAGAACACTCAGGCTCTTGGCCAACTCTTTCCTAGGCACTCGTCTGAGGTTCATCAAAGATGGGTTTCCAAAACTCATGAtcttgaagatttggaagctGCCTCAGCTTGAGGAGGTGGTTATCGAAGGAGGAGCAATGCCACACCTCAAAGAACTGGAGTTTAGGCAACTCGAGAAATTGGAAACTGTTAAAGGGATCGAGGAGTGCAACGAATTGGAGAATATATGCGTGATATCCCCAAGCGGTGCTCTCGTTGACCAACTCAAGGGAAAAATAGGGGAGAAGACGAATCTGCACGTTGAAAATGACATCAGAAGGCCCAGGTCCCTCTAG